One Persicobacter psychrovividus DNA window includes the following coding sequences:
- the lnt gene encoding apolipoprotein N-acyltransferase — MNNQLRYKKIFPLLLSGVSGLFFWLAWPDMPLTFLLFFIFVPVFAIRQNLIDRKVEKVGRKFFGWAYLTVLLWNITTTWWVGYATAVGAGAMLLTNSLLMTLPLMGYHFVRKRMPAFFSYLSFVIFWLTFENIHLNWGLSWPWLNLGNGFADYYKWIQWYSVTGVGGGTLWILLLNIAFYQILFQFDAIYKGIFRWLSLSYLTLFGIGLPVGISYWMYNTYTEQGEEVEFVVMQPNIDPYTEKFANTEHFIPFAEQLNRFITLSEEKITDSTAFLLWPESALDKLFLQKDFNNYSEGRRIFQFKKSHPDLNLLTGLTTYVRYEQAKEKPTVTARFRKDVGYYDVYNAGLFVSDQMKESFYHKSKLVPGVEATPYPWLFDFLTQTVFNMGGTTGNYGVQKERTVFYSKDSIGIAPSICYESIYGDFMASYVRNGANFITIITNDGWWKDTPGHRQHLDYARLRAIENRRSVARSANTGTSAFINQRGDVSQPTKYWTQAVIKEKLHANKALTFYTKNGDYIGRTAQWLAIFFLLSAFVKGKTKGLIDEEL; from the coding sequence ATGAACAATCAACTTCGATACAAGAAAATTTTTCCGCTGTTGCTTTCTGGAGTAAGCGGTTTGTTTTTCTGGCTGGCTTGGCCTGATATGCCACTGACCTTCCTGCTGTTTTTTATCTTCGTTCCTGTTTTTGCAATCCGCCAAAACCTGATCGACCGAAAAGTAGAAAAAGTCGGTCGGAAATTTTTCGGCTGGGCATACCTGACCGTCTTACTTTGGAACATCACCACCACCTGGTGGGTAGGCTACGCCACAGCCGTTGGCGCAGGTGCCATGTTGCTGACCAACTCATTGCTGATGACCCTCCCTTTGATGGGCTATCACTTCGTCCGCAAACGCATGCCTGCATTTTTCAGCTACCTGTCGTTTGTCATCTTCTGGCTCACCTTCGAGAATATCCACTTAAATTGGGGACTTTCCTGGCCGTGGCTCAACCTCGGAAATGGCTTCGCCGATTATTACAAATGGATACAATGGTACTCAGTAACAGGAGTAGGAGGGGGGACGCTTTGGATCCTCTTGCTTAACATAGCATTTTATCAAATCCTTTTTCAGTTCGATGCTATTTATAAAGGCATTTTTCGGTGGTTATCTTTAAGCTACCTGACGCTGTTCGGTATTGGCCTGCCTGTCGGGATTTCCTATTGGATGTACAACACCTACACTGAACAAGGCGAAGAGGTAGAATTTGTGGTGATGCAACCTAATATTGACCCCTACACCGAGAAGTTCGCCAATACGGAACATTTCATTCCTTTCGCTGAACAACTCAACAGGTTCATCACTTTATCAGAAGAAAAAATTACCGACAGCACCGCCTTTTTATTGTGGCCTGAAAGTGCGCTTGACAAGCTTTTCCTTCAAAAGGATTTCAATAATTATTCGGAAGGCCGACGCATCTTCCAGTTCAAAAAGTCACACCCTGATTTAAACTTACTCACCGGCCTGACCACCTACGTCCGCTATGAGCAAGCCAAGGAGAAACCGACCGTAACTGCACGCTTCCGTAAAGATGTCGGCTATTACGATGTGTATAACGCTGGCCTGTTTGTCAGCGACCAGATGAAGGAGTCCTTTTACCATAAATCCAAATTGGTGCCTGGTGTGGAGGCCACGCCTTATCCCTGGCTGTTCGACTTCCTGACCCAAACGGTATTCAATATGGGAGGCACAACGGGCAATTACGGGGTACAGAAAGAACGTACCGTCTTTTACAGTAAAGACAGTATCGGTATTGCGCCATCCATCTGCTACGAGTCCATTTACGGCGATTTCATGGCCTCCTATGTGCGAAATGGCGCCAACTTCATTACCATCATTACCAATGATGGCTGGTGGAAGGATACTCCTGGGCACCGACAGCACCTGGATTATGCCCGACTCAGGGCAATTGAAAACCGTCGTTCTGTTGCGCGGTCGGCCAATACAGGAACTTCAGCCTTTATTAACCAAAGGGGAGATGTTTCTCAGCCTACCAAATACTGGACACAGGCAGTAATCAAAGAAAAGCTTCATGCCAACAAGGCATTAACCTTCTACACCAAAAATGGCGACTATATCGGAAGAACGGCACAATGGCTGGCGATCTTTTTCCTTTTAAGCGCCTTCGTAAAAGGTAAGACCAAAGGGCTGATCGATGAAGAACTTTAG
- the rsmI gene encoding 16S rRNA (cytidine(1402)-2'-O)-methyltransferase, whose protein sequence is METGKLYLIPTPIGNLEDMTLRAIRILKEVDLVLAEDTRTTGGLLKHFEISKPLKSFHIHNEHKIVEYWAQQICEGQNIALCSDAGTPAISDPGFLLVRECIKQGIAVECLPGATAFVPALVNSGLPNDRFIFEGFLPHKKGRQTKVMALAEEERTIVLYESPHRLVKSLQQLAEFMGEDRNASVSRELTKLHEENARGTLKELITHFSAKEKVKGEIVIVIEGKKK, encoded by the coding sequence ATGGAAACTGGAAAGTTATATTTAATACCTACACCGATTGGTAATCTGGAGGACATGACCCTCCGTGCCATCCGTATTCTGAAAGAAGTTGACCTTGTATTGGCAGAAGATACCCGCACCACTGGCGGGCTGCTGAAACATTTCGAAATCTCCAAGCCACTGAAAAGCTTCCACATCCATAACGAGCACAAAATTGTGGAGTATTGGGCACAGCAAATATGCGAAGGGCAAAATATTGCGCTATGTTCCGATGCTGGAACACCTGCCATTTCTGACCCCGGTTTTTTGCTGGTAAGGGAATGTATCAAACAGGGTATTGCTGTGGAATGCCTCCCTGGTGCGACTGCCTTTGTGCCAGCACTGGTAAATTCGGGGCTGCCTAATGACCGATTTATTTTTGAAGGTTTTCTTCCTCATAAAAAAGGACGACAAACCAAAGTGATGGCACTCGCTGAAGAAGAGCGCACAATCGTTTTATATGAATCTCCGCACCGCCTGGTGAAATCATTGCAACAGCTTGCTGAGTTTATGGGAGAAGATCGTAACGCGAGTGTTTCCCGAGAGCTGACGAAGCTCCATGAGGAAAATGCCCGCGGAACACTAAAAGAGCTCATCACTCATTTTTCTGCCAAAGAAAAAGTAAAAGGGGAGATTGTAATTGTGATTGAAGGAAAGAAGAAGTAA
- a CDS encoding 4a-hydroxytetrahydrobiopterin dehydratase produces MESNWKHKDDKLTRTFEFEDFVNAFGFMSKVALLAEKQEHHPNWSNVYNEVTIELTSHDAGNKVTEKDHRLANAIDALLK; encoded by the coding sequence ATGGAAAGTAACTGGAAGCACAAAGACGATAAATTAACCCGTACCTTCGAATTTGAGGACTTTGTAAATGCCTTTGGCTTTATGAGCAAGGTGGCTTTGCTGGCCGAAAAACAGGAACACCACCCCAACTGGTCGAATGTTTATAATGAGGTAACCATTGAGCTGACAAGCCACGATGCGGGCAATAAAGTCACTGAAAAAGACCACCGACTGGCCAATGCCATTGACGCCCTCTTAAAATAA
- a CDS encoding acyl carrier protein, with the protein MSPYFEKIKSILIGLKVPEETIHLDADLIDDLGLSSVDVVDLIFSIESAYDLKVPEEEIHNLLTIRDIEEYIKNNVSLYHREH; encoded by the coding sequence ATGAGTCCTTATTTCGAAAAAATTAAATCAATTCTTATTGGATTGAAGGTGCCAGAGGAAACGATCCACCTTGATGCAGATTTGATTGACGACTTGGGGCTTTCATCCGTAGATGTTGTGGATTTGATTTTCAGTATAGAATCCGCCTACGACCTGAAAGTGCCTGAAGAAGAAATTCACAATTTGTTAACGATCCGAGATATTGAAGAGTACATCAAAAATAATGTATCTCTTTATCACCGTGAGCATTAG
- a CDS encoding nicotinamide mononucleotide transporter family protein, producing MQIDTLYALAYPVWEMSIIAQLWLTASIFGGLWFLWLFARLKPHAWWVAIGASCSYLLFNIVHGFMVEALWAVLYFFACIYGQYRSMKSQKLCDKWTFQEHCIFLGTGGLVLLALVAHAVAQNLSATGYLSAFISLVVVVALVMSARRVLGHWVYWVVIGTLGTTLHAFYGNYTIVLLMGALAGLSVYGYFQWMQAWKLEQGEELWARDQL from the coding sequence ATGCAAATCGATACCTTGTACGCTTTGGCATATCCTGTTTGGGAGATGTCGATTATCGCCCAATTATGGCTGACCGCCTCCATATTTGGGGGGTTATGGTTTTTATGGTTATTTGCCCGACTGAAACCGCACGCCTGGTGGGTGGCTATTGGTGCTTCCTGTTCTTACCTGCTTTTCAATATTGTACATGGTTTTATGGTGGAGGCACTTTGGGCCGTTTTGTATTTTTTTGCGTGCATTTATGGGCAATATAGATCGATGAAGTCCCAAAAGCTCTGCGATAAATGGACTTTTCAGGAACATTGTATCTTTTTGGGTACAGGCGGTTTGGTGCTCTTAGCCCTTGTAGCACATGCCGTTGCCCAAAACCTTTCCGCCACAGGCTACCTGTCGGCATTTATTTCCCTGGTGGTTGTGGTGGCACTCGTGATGTCTGCGAGGCGAGTTTTGGGGCACTGGGTTTATTGGGTGGTTATTGGTACGCTCGGCACTACCCTGCACGCCTTTTACGGAAACTATACGATAGTATTGCTGATGGGCGCTTTGGCAGGGCTGAGTGTTTATGGGTATTTTCAATGGATGCAGGCCTGGAAACTTGAGCAGGGCGAGGAATTGTGGGCCCGAGATCAGCTGTAA
- a CDS encoding universal stress protein: MTPHILVPTDFSSIATQGAKLALKLAREAEGQITFLNCSQLHRAQSGYLLGYDYIDAEVEGVEEGLDTNTRRQMREWVSTLEIHDVMIQTRIVEDSFEHGIDNFFRNNHVDMIVMGTSGELDMSEYLIGNHADYVIRHSGCPVITTKEGESTDFKINNILMTTDFVNEDEVAIEKIKNFATQFNAVLHVLYISQGKERTLDEINLNLELFARRHRLDNYILHKEISSNISESIIDTAEWFNIDVITMLTSAHDGILNIFKSSVAEKVVKESKCPVMLFNTYVLAHS, from the coding sequence ATGACACCACATATCCTAGTCCCGACTGACTTTAGTTCCATTGCAACACAAGGCGCAAAACTGGCGCTTAAATTAGCCCGTGAAGCTGAAGGGCAAATCACTTTTCTGAACTGCTCCCAATTGCACCGTGCCCAAAGCGGCTACCTTTTGGGCTATGACTATATTGATGCAGAAGTAGAGGGTGTAGAAGAAGGCCTTGACACCAATACCCGAAGACAAATGAGAGAGTGGGTTTCAACGCTGGAAATTCACGATGTGATGATTCAAACCCGTATTGTTGAAGACTCCTTTGAACATGGGATTGACAACTTCTTCCGAAATAATCATGTGGACATGATTGTTATGGGAACGAGTGGCGAGCTTGACATGTCGGAATACCTGATCGGCAATCATGCGGATTATGTCATCCGCCATTCTGGCTGCCCAGTGATTACCACCAAAGAGGGAGAGAGCACTGATTTCAAAATCAATAATATATTGATGACCACCGATTTTGTCAACGAAGATGAAGTGGCCATCGAGAAGATCAAGAATTTTGCAACACAATTCAATGCCGTACTGCATGTTTTGTACATCTCGCAGGGCAAGGAGCGCACATTAGATGAGATCAATCTGAATCTTGAGCTTTTTGCAAGAAGGCACCGCCTCGACAATTACATCTTGCATAAAGAGATCAGTTCCAATATTTCTGAATCGATTATTGACACTGCCGAATGGTTCAACATTGATGTGATCACCATGCTGACCTCCGCACACGACGGAATTCTGAATATTTTCAAATCAAGTGTCGCCGAAAAGGTGGTGAAAGAATCTAAATGCCCTGTAATGCTATTTAACACCTATGTGCTTGCGCATAGTTAA
- the thrA gene encoding bifunctional aspartate kinase/homoserine dehydrogenase I gives MKVLKFGGTSVGSAESLAQVVGILKDNQEKGTPVAVVNSALSGITNLLVEAGQLASAGDEQYKTVLSTIERRHIQMIEETMATATQAQVLEKIGAYLQQLRDILHGVFLIRELSKRTGDVVLSFGERMASYLLSTYANQHGLATEVLDARKIIVTDANFGNARVFFDKTNKNIVNHFASSSKIQIITGFIAATEEGVTSTLGRGGSDYTAAIFGSALNAEKIEIWTDVDGVMTTDPRQVKKTYSLASLSYAEAMEMSHFGAKVIYPPTIAPAMIKNIPISIRNTFNPEFEGTLISSQSSNWDFDVKGISSISEVSLVNFQGSGIMGVPNVPYRLFNALSEAEINVIFITQASSERSISFAISPEDAQRTKQVLEAEFSPELSLHKVDAIEIRHDLSVVATIGENMRHQPGVAAKLFGALGRNGINVVSIAQGTSELNISVVVEKKDLGKTLNCLHDIYFLSDETRLNIFIAGVGLIGSTLLAQMKAQYENLLKEHLKINIVGIANSKQFYFDSEGIDLDNWKALLLEKGTKGNIDGFVDQMVDLNLSNAVFVDNTSSQLVVENYQRILNNSISITTPNKLASSGDFMKLQEIKQTAMRRGVKFFYETSVGAGLPVITTLNDLLNSGDKIQRIEGVLSGTLSYIFNSFKVGTSFSEIVKQAQAAGFTEPDPRDDLNGMDVRRKILILSREAGYQMDISDVAIEGILPDSCMQAPTVDDFFTELGKHDHHFENILKEAEADGKVLRFIACMEKGKATVSLKAVGPEHPFFSLSGSDNIISFTTSRYLERPLVVKGPGAGAEVTAAGVFAEVIRIFNHLS, from the coding sequence ATGAAAGTCTTGAAGTTTGGAGGAACCTCCGTAGGATCGGCAGAAAGTTTGGCCCAAGTAGTGGGAATCTTGAAAGACAATCAGGAGAAAGGTACTCCTGTGGCAGTGGTAAACTCTGCCTTGTCGGGAATCACGAATTTATTGGTGGAAGCAGGGCAGTTGGCTTCTGCAGGTGATGAGCAGTACAAAACCGTACTGAGCACCATTGAACGTCGCCATATTCAGATGATTGAAGAAACGATGGCTACGGCGACGCAGGCGCAGGTTCTTGAAAAAATTGGGGCTTATCTTCAGCAACTCAGAGATATCCTTCATGGGGTGTTTTTAATCCGTGAACTTTCCAAAAGAACAGGCGATGTTGTGCTGAGCTTCGGCGAGCGCATGGCCAGTTACTTACTCAGTACTTATGCCAACCAGCACGGCTTGGCCACCGAGGTGCTTGATGCCCGAAAGATTATTGTAACTGATGCCAATTTTGGGAATGCCCGAGTGTTCTTCGATAAAACGAACAAGAACATTGTCAATCATTTTGCATCAAGCAGTAAAATTCAGATCATCACGGGCTTTATCGCCGCTACGGAAGAGGGCGTAACCTCTACCCTTGGGCGCGGAGGTTCAGATTATACCGCGGCCATTTTTGGCTCAGCGCTTAATGCCGAAAAGATTGAAATCTGGACGGATGTTGACGGGGTAATGACCACCGACCCACGGCAGGTAAAAAAGACCTATTCCCTCGCTTCGCTTTCTTATGCTGAAGCCATGGAAATGTCGCACTTCGGAGCCAAGGTGATTTACCCGCCGACCATCGCTCCTGCCATGATCAAAAATATTCCTATCAGTATTCGGAACACTTTCAACCCCGAATTTGAAGGAACCCTGATTTCTTCACAATCCTCGAATTGGGATTTTGATGTCAAGGGGATCTCTTCCATCAGTGAGGTTTCTCTGGTCAACTTTCAGGGCAGTGGAATTATGGGGGTACCGAATGTGCCTTACCGCCTGTTCAATGCCCTTTCTGAAGCCGAAATCAATGTCATATTCATCACGCAGGCCTCTTCTGAACGGTCGATTTCTTTTGCCATCTCTCCTGAAGATGCACAGCGCACCAAACAGGTATTGGAGGCAGAATTCAGCCCTGAGTTGTCTTTGCACAAAGTAGATGCGATTGAGATTCGTCATGACCTCTCGGTCGTTGCCACCATCGGAGAGAACATGCGCCACCAGCCAGGGGTTGCTGCAAAACTTTTTGGGGCACTGGGCCGAAATGGTATCAATGTGGTGTCGATTGCACAGGGAACATCAGAGCTGAACATTTCCGTAGTCGTTGAGAAAAAAGACCTCGGCAAAACACTGAACTGTCTGCATGATATTTATTTCCTTTCTGATGAAACCCGCCTGAATATCTTTATCGCGGGTGTGGGGCTGATTGGCTCTACCCTATTGGCGCAGATGAAGGCACAGTACGAAAACTTGCTCAAAGAGCACCTTAAAATAAACATTGTCGGGATTGCCAACAGTAAGCAATTCTATTTCGATTCTGAAGGCATTGACCTTGATAACTGGAAAGCATTACTGCTGGAAAAAGGAACCAAGGGAAATATCGACGGTTTTGTAGATCAGATGGTTGATTTGAACCTCTCCAACGCTGTATTTGTCGATAATACCTCAAGTCAGTTGGTGGTAGAGAACTATCAGCGGATTCTTAACAACTCGATCTCGATTACCACCCCGAACAAATTGGCAAGTTCGGGCGATTTCATGAAACTGCAGGAAATCAAGCAGACAGCCATGCGTCGTGGGGTGAAATTCTTCTATGAAACTTCCGTAGGGGCAGGCTTGCCTGTGATCACGACTTTGAATGACTTGCTGAACTCTGGAGACAAAATTCAGCGGATTGAAGGCGTGCTCTCGGGGACCTTGTCTTATATTTTCAACTCCTTTAAGGTCGGAACCTCTTTCAGCGAAATTGTGAAGCAAGCGCAGGCCGCAGGTTTTACAGAGCCTGACCCTCGTGACGACCTCAACGGAATGGATGTTCGCCGTAAAATTCTGATCCTGTCGCGTGAGGCGGGTTATCAGATGGACATTTCCGATGTAGCCATTGAGGGCATCCTGCCAGATTCCTGTATGCAGGCACCTACGGTGGATGATTTCTTCACCGAGCTGGGCAAGCATGACCACCATTTTGAAAATATCCTGAAAGAGGCCGAAGCCGACGGTAAAGTGTTGCGCTTTATTGCCTGTATGGAAAAAGGGAAAGCCACCGTTTCTTTGAAGGCGGTAGGTCCTGAGCACCCATTCTTCAGCCTTTCAGGCAGCGATAATATTATCTCTTTCACGACCTCGCGCTATTTGGAGCGCCCATTGGTAGTCAAAGGACCTGGCGCTGGTGCAGAGGTAACCGCTGCAGGTGTATTTGCTGAAGTCATCCGAATCTTTAATCACTTGTCTTAA
- a CDS encoding homoserine kinase, which translates to MDKPNAITVFAPATVANVTCGFDVMGFAIDAPGDTLELKLTDSKEVRIVEITGDEGRLPLETERNTAGVAVQMYLEHLGIRQGVDIRLHKQMPLGSGLGSSAASAVGGVYAINKLMGEPLKVEELLPFALEGERAACGFAHADNAAASLMGGFILVRSYAPLDVVRIPVPENLYITVIHPDVEVPTKQARRLLKEQVPLRDAVTQWGNVGGLIAGLMSNDYGLIGRSMQDVIVEPLRSTLIPGFEQVRTAAMAAGALGFGISGSGPSQFTFSEGKATADQVAAAMEKEIQALGFTYQVYVSKVNAQGPVILPEEVRLT; encoded by the coding sequence ATGGATAAACCAAACGCTATCACTGTATTTGCCCCCGCCACCGTGGCCAATGTTACCTGTGGTTTTGATGTGATGGGATTTGCCATTGACGCTCCAGGAGATACCCTCGAGCTTAAACTGACGGATTCCAAAGAGGTCCGTATTGTTGAAATTACGGGTGATGAAGGCCGTTTGCCTTTAGAAACCGAACGCAATACAGCAGGTGTGGCTGTGCAAATGTACCTGGAGCATTTGGGCATCCGTCAGGGAGTTGATATTCGCTTGCACAAACAGATGCCGCTCGGAAGTGGCTTAGGCTCCTCGGCCGCAAGTGCCGTGGGTGGTGTTTATGCAATAAATAAACTGATGGGCGAACCCCTGAAGGTGGAAGAGCTACTGCCTTTTGCACTCGAAGGCGAGCGTGCCGCTTGCGGATTTGCCCACGCCGACAATGCCGCAGCCTCTTTAATGGGGGGCTTCATTTTGGTCAGAAGTTACGCCCCGCTTGATGTGGTTCGTATTCCTGTTCCGGAAAACCTTTACATTACAGTAATTCACCCTGATGTGGAAGTACCCACCAAACAGGCACGCCGACTGCTGAAGGAGCAGGTGCCTTTGCGTGATGCCGTTACCCAATGGGGGAATGTCGGTGGACTGATCGCCGGGCTGATGAGCAACGATTATGGCCTCATTGGAAGATCAATGCAGGATGTGATCGTGGAGCCATTACGCTCTACATTGATTCCTGGTTTTGAACAGGTGCGTACAGCCGCTATGGCAGCAGGCGCCCTGGGCTTCGGGATCTCTGGTTCGGGACCCTCACAATTTACTTTTTCTGAAGGAAAAGCAACCGCAGATCAGGTAGCCGCCGCTATGGAAAAAGAAATTCAGGCACTGGGTTTTACCTATCAGGTATATGTGTCGAAAGTCAATGCGCAGGGGCCTGTTATTCTGCCTGAAGAAGTCCGCCTGACATAA